In Anopheles arabiensis isolate DONGOLA chromosome 2, AaraD3, whole genome shotgun sequence, the genomic window ATTGCCCTGGGATAAGGCACACGGTGCGTCCCTTTCAGCATCAAAACGGTAAAATGAGCATAGTGAAACGCGGTAAGCAACAGATGGAAACACTGTCACGCTCCGTATCATTCAATGTTTAACAAACTGAAATAAGAGATTTAACCTTTTACACATGCAACAGGTAGTTGTCGGATTtgggcttgttttttttttggtaaccACTTGATGGAGCAATAGCTAGACACAAGACAGTTCCCAATGTTCTCAATTTCAACGCCCGCTTCCGACTGAGACACGCTTTGGAAAGGTGCTAACAATTTAACTAACAAGGCTTAGCTTTTCATAGGTAGCCGACCGCAACCCAGAACCCTCTCGCTAACAAAGAACACTTATTAGCACCTTCTCACCTCGCTGAGCAAACAGATCACTTTCACTGTGACATCTTAATGTTGCTCTAGAATTCCCCCAAAAAAGACACTTTTCCTAACCAGTCTATTGTCAGTAGTTGCTGTTACCCGAACAAGAGATGAAGTTCCGAGCAATTTTTCTCCTATCCGCCCTACTGAACCTCTGCTGCTGGGCGGGTGCTGTTGCCAGCGGACAAGCAAAAGCATTGATTTTCCCACCCATGACCACACTGCAGGTAGGTAGCAAAAAATTACCAAGTGCCACATCAGCCGCTGAAAGAGTAAACCATCACACCGGTCCCTTAATCAATCACCCGGGTGGCAATTGTTAATGCTCCCCGCCCCGATCTCTGCTTCCATCATCTCCCAGGTCACGATGTGCACCGTTACAAATGGGCGCTTGTTTAAGCCCCCGAAACAGGAGTACGCCGTCCGGCGGCTCGGTATCAATTTGGGGTTCCAGGTGAACTACAATCTGCCGTTTCGATTGCTGGACTTCTACAAGCCGGCGTACTGGGCGCGGGCCCTCATCGGTGTGGTGCAGGGGCGGTTCAAACCGACCACCGTAGTGTCTGCCCGCGACTACAAGCGCTCCGTTACGCATCCCAGCTCCGACTTGACGGCGGGGCAGTTGTACCATGCCGCGGAAGAGCTGCTCCAGG contains:
- the LOC120898017 gene encoding uncharacterized protein LOC120898017, with translation MKFRAIFLLSALLNLCCWAGAVASGQAKALIFPPMTTLQVTMCTVTNGRLFKPPKQEYAVRRLGINLGFQVNYNLPFRLLDFYKPAYWARALIGVVQGRFKPTTVVSARDYKRSVTHPSSDLTAGQLYHAAEELLQAMEFGADCLAKSICELAHSPFHREPSGREDVLMEVAHFLLTPSFHRSFGESEYRDRVKYEMAENLGASGANCELIYESCPKSLLAHYSKLE